DNA from Candidatus Margulisiibacteriota bacterium:
ATCTGGAAAAGGAAGGGTAAAATGAAAATAATCATCGGCGGAGATCATTCATCTGTTGCTCTGAAAGAAGCTATTGGCGATTACATCAAGAAAAATTATAAATTTAAGGTTAAAGATATCGGCACGCATAAAAATGATTCTGTGGATTATCCTGATTATGGCTACAAAATAGCTCAGGAAGTAGCCAAAGGAAGTGCGGATAGAGGAATAGTCATCTGCGGTACGGGAATAGGCATTTCCATTGCCGCCAATAAAGTAAAAGGAATACGAGCTGCCATGTGCTATGACGCTTATACCGCGATTATGTCCAGAAAACATAACGATGCCAATGTTTTGG
Protein-coding regions in this window:
- the rpiB gene encoding ribose 5-phosphate isomerase B, whose translation is MKIIIGGDHSSVALKEAIGDYIKKNYKFKVKDIGTHKNDSVDYPDYGYKIAQEVAKGSADRGIVICGTGIGISIAANKVKGIRAAMCYDAYTAIMSRKHNDANVLAIGARTTLLENALIIVDLWLKTEFEGGRHQKRVELLNSYPSR